The Helicoverpa armigera isolate CAAS_96S chromosome 7, ASM3070526v1, whole genome shotgun sequence genomic sequence TGTACCAAAACATGCACCCACGTCTCGGCAAGGTTGTAAATGTAAGGAATCAGCGAAAATAACACCTGAAACACATGGATATATTTTTGATGTACCAAAACCTGTGAAACTGAAAACATGCCAGTGCAAGGAGTCATCAGCGGGACATAATACTACAACGCAAGAACAATCAAATACCACACAAATATACAGCATAAATAGGCTGGAAACACAATTCATTGTATCTGATATTCATcacaattttaacaaaaaaagttgTAACTGTAGCAAATCATCAAAATCTAAATCAGAATTATCTCAACAAATATTTGAGGTACCGAAGTATACTTCTAAATCAAAGAAAAAGAGTTGCCAGTGCGGTCcaacatataaaagaaaatccgAATCACATGGATATGTTTATGAGGTAACGAAATATAAACCAACAAAAACTGCAcaagaaattttcaaaaatatactcgGAACACAAGCTCGTGCGATCGGATTGTTACCGAATAAATGCcgaaaaaataattgtaagaaatctgaatataaattaaaaggaCCTGGATTTGTTTACGACGTCCCAAAATATCCACGTAAGCCAACATCACGGAAAAGCTATGAGAGCAGTGACTCAGCTAAATTGAAATCTGAATCACATGGATATATTTATGAGGTACCAAGATATATGAAAGAACAATCTGGCGATGATCAGAAAAGATGCGCGTGCAGAGGTccaccaaaaatacaatttcgatCATCGGAATATAGTGAATATCAAAAGTATAATATGACATCGCGAGAACCGTGTAATACCACACAAATATTCAGCATTAATAGACTAGAAACACAATACGCAGCATATAACGCCATTtgcaatatgaataaaaaactttgtaCTTGTCATGCCCcagaaaaacaaaaacctgAATTAGCTGGGTACATATATGACGTACCGAAGAATATAAATTCTAAATCAGAGAAGAGCAATTGCGAGTGCAGCCCCACAGAAAAAAGGGAATCCGAATCACATGGGTATGTGTATGAGGTACCGAAATAtgaaccaaataaaaatggaacAAATGCATTTCGAAAAGACAGAACACAAGTAAGTTGCGAATGTAAAACAGTAATAGGATCTGGATTTGTACACGATCTGCCAAGACATCCTGATGCACCAACGACACGAAAAAGTTGTGAATGTACTGATTCAGCGAATCAGCGAAATAAATCTGAATCTCACGGATACATCTATGAAGTGCCGAAGAATTCTCGTAATGAGTCTTCagataataaaactaaattatctaCCAACAAAAAGACATGTGAGTGCAAAGAACCTACCAAAAGTAAACCTGAATCATTTGGATATGAATTCACATACATGAAAAGTAAGCTCTGTTCAGaagatgtaataaaattaataaataaacaaaaacaaacaattgaatcactgtCCAATCAATATAAGAACAGCAGCAGTAATGGTTTAGCATCAAAAGATAAATCTCTATGCGGTTGTAATAACTCAAGTAGATATAAATCTAATAGTAACGCACAAGACTTATTCAAAGATATACTCGAAATACAGAAAAATGCAATTGAAACACTGACTAATAAATATCACAAGAAAAACTGTGATTGTAATGTTTGTAAGAAAAATGAATTAGAGTCGTCTGGTTTTATATACGAGCTACCGAAATTGGCTCATGTATCAACAgtacaagaaaataattgcGAATGCGCTGAATCCTCAAAACAAATATCAGATTCACCTCGGTACGAAGTCGATTTAACGAAAGAAAGCTGCGCGTGCAGTGCCGACAATGAATATGAAGCCACTAAAAGTTCACAAATAGTTGAATCAAAAAGTATTCCACCTGAATCACAAAACAATTGTAAACAGATGTTGTGTACAGATACAGAAACAGCAAAACTTTCTGATTTAATACTCAAAGACAATGTACCATGTAACGAAAAGAGATCATCAAAAGATAATTTAGAATTAAATAACTGTCCATGTGTACCATTAAACGCAAACAATGCACCACCAACGGAAACGAACAATGATGCCGCGCAATGCAATACAGGAAAAGCAATGTTAAGTGCAGAAGTGATGGATGTGCCATACACAGAATTTAACGCCTCAGTAGCATGCGCAAAATCAGAGTCGTctaacaaattgaaaaaattaacaaaatacgatatatttaaaagaatcaAAGAAGCATACAAAGCATGCAGTTGCAAAGTTTGCGAATGCATTGCTGGAAAACCGGTCAAACCTgatatatgtaaatgtaaaccTTGTGAATGCACTGACTGTTTAAGCTTTTTAGAAAGAAATGACTTTAATACGTCATCGAGTGGAAGTAGTAAATGTACATGTGACGGGTGCAACAAAAGCCTATGTCCAGTGGCGATGAATAAACTAGAAATATGTGACTGTTCTCCATGCAACTGTGTAGATTGCGCAAGAGGTTTTACAAAATCTTGCGATTGTGAACCATGTCAATGTGTAGTTTGTAAAGCTAGAACTATTCCCCAACGTCAAACCTTGGTGGTCGCACCTGTTGGCAGGGAACAAAACGTACAGCGTATAGCTTGCACTTGTTCACCATGCGACTGCATCGAATGCGGCCAAGTTCATCGTTTAACTTCAAGTGTGATGCATGAAATGTCTACTGGAACCAACCGTCATGCTTTGTGCAGATGTGAAATCTGCCTCGATGACGCTTGCGATCAAAGCGGAGTCGATTCTTGTAAATGTCCAAAACGTAACAAAGTTATGAATAAACCAGTCGAAAAAGATACACACGATTTTGATATCAGGGTCGCTACTATAGTGCAGAAACCTATGGCACAACAGAATAACAGAAAAGGAAAGAGTCACGATACCATAGCCATGTTTGCAGCAGTACCCAATACGTATCCTGATTTGCAAAGCAGCATTCAAGAATGCACCTGCGAGGAGGGGTGTGAATGTATTTCTTGTGTCTACAAAGAACATgctattaattcaattaaatcttCACAACTATTTACATCCATAGAAACGGGAGCAAAATCAAGTATTTCTGAAAATAGAACATTTTCAAGTTATCATTGTCAACTATGTAAAACACAGATGGACGATAGGTCTAGTTTAAATGTTCCAGTTCACATGTCAGCGACGTCAAAATGTATGTCTGAGTGTTGTGATTGTATAGATTGTGGAAAAAATGAATCAAGATCACCGCAACGTTCACTTACCGTACCTTATAATCGTATGGGTCACGAACAATCAATGTCTAAGAATAATGCGAAGGCTTCGCATGAgattaatttgcaaaataatgaGATTTCCGATAGTGTTCTATCTGGTTATTCATCAATAGAAACATCTTCAAAAATATCTTGCCACAAAGGTTATGGCATGATTACACAAAAttctagaaataaaaacaagtccTGGGAAAGTTCTTGCAATAGCTCAGGTCACGATTATCCAGAGTATTTAATACAATTTCCAAAATCGACTGTAGAACATTGCCTAAAAGATGTAATGGAGTCAGATAtggataaaaatgttaaacttGGCCAATTCAATACAAATTCAAATGCAACTGAAGAACAAACAGAGTTGAACTCATTTGATACTTCTTTagcaaaagaaaattattttcttgaatGTGGTATAACAGATTCACATAATTCAGAATATATTTGTAGAACTAAGAATAACTGCGATGTATCCTGCCTTCCTGATTCTCCGCAATATTCACTCCATACAAATGCCAAGGGCAGTAACACGCTCGACTCTAACCAACATTTAGTTTTGCAAGTCAATAATCGTCAATGCTCACATAAACCCGAAACAAACGAATGTCACGAAAGTaacgttaaacaaacaaaagacatAAATGAATTGCAAGCCTCTTGTTATGTTCTAGATAGAAGATCTTCTTGTAATAACAATGATGAAAGTATTTATGTTGGAAACCGTACAATTTTCAATCCAATGCCTAATGATAATGAATTTCATGCTTCAGATAAGGTTTTTGATCATAATATCGCCGATGATAACACCACCAACGTTTTACTTCCCATACATAATGAACAATATTGTACTAGAAAGTATTTAGAACAATTACCACAATCATGCCTTGTCAGTGCTGCAAATGGTTTGAGTTTCGAGGATTACGAAAGAATCCGAAAAACTCTCAAAGAAGCTAAAGAGTTTACCAGAGagttaataaaactattaaaaatgtacGAAAAAGCAAACAACGATTTTGATAGTGTATCTGAAAAGCTGAAAATATCCCATGCATCTCTATTAAGTGGTGACATAAACGCAATTCGTGGCGCCAGAAAAGATGTCGTGGAAGACCGTATTGTCAGCGAAGAagaatacaataaaatgaaCCACGAGCTTCAAGGAGGTCATTTACAAGCTCCTCCTGTAAGGGAAATATTAAGTTCCTCGTCTATTATACATATGAAAAGACACATTTCGGATTCAGTGTATGGTGATCATGATAATGACAATATGTCTCAAAAATCAATCATTAAAGATATTTCTAATTTTCAGAAAATGAATGAATCCATAGCTCTAGATCCGTCTCATGATTTTAATTCTGTtttagaaacaaatgaattagTACAAATCGATACACACTTAAACAAGAACGAGGTTTGTTGTGAAAGTGCAGTTAATGTAAAAATGATTGAGGAACATTTGGAGGTAATCCAAAATGTCCAGAACACAACATGCAAGCCCTTAGAGAAGGATTCATTTCATGCTTCAGAGGAAAACACTGCAGTCTGCACTGTAAATAATCGAggcattagaaaaaaatatcgaacACACATtagaaactataaaaaatataccaaactTTTAAGATACATTCTTACAATATCGAGAAAAATTAGTGACATTAGTTCAAATGCTAGTGAATTGACGCCGGTAACAAAATATCATGTCACTGTGGGAACATCCTCAACTGTTGTCGCAGAGTCGATTcaaaaaatgaataatgaacTAAGTACTTTATTACCGATCAAAGACTCTCAAGAACTACATATTTTACGAAGACAAGGAAATGGACTTAatcaaattttgaaaaaactcgAGACCGTATTCCGGAATTTTGAAAAAGATGCAGTGTCTTTAAAAACTAGCGTTCTTGGGAAGAGCTTGGAAGAATATAAAATGGAAATCGGTTCCATAAGACATGTGAGTCAAGTTAAGGTTTTATGTtagaactagctgtttcccaaAAGTCAGAAATATTATAGCTTCGCACCAAGACAAAAGGCAGTCTGCAGCCATCCTCAATAAATAATAGTCATTCACAGTAAAATTAGTATTTGGCTTTAAGATGCTAGCTCTTcagcttaaaaatattaatatacattcAATTAacaatcaaaatttattttctttctttctttctgaagaaataaataaattctgaagaaataaattttattgctcAACCAAAGACGCATGTTTAAAGAGTTAGGATTCTCTTTTCCTCTGCCTTAAGGACGTAAACATTTGGCATACCTAAGCTCGCTTTATAGGTAATCCACTGTTTCAACAGATCAAATTAGTCCATTTATTTAGCTTATAATTGCATGAATGCAAACACTAGAAATTTGTAACTTTCATATAttgtaattcaatattttattacattggaGACAGTTAGTTTTAACTATGTGTACAAACCTGTTCAGGAACTCGAAGAAACAGATACCTGTCCAATTTTAAAGACAAAATCTAGCTGGAACATCGAACCTCGTAAGAATAGTAAAGATTTGTGTATAATTCCATCGATGGAGCTTGATCTAAAGAAAATGGTTCATTCAATACCACAACAGAAGGTTGTCTCCAAAAAACGATTGAATGTGCCCCATCATAAGAATAAAGCTTTAGTAAGTTTATAGTCACTTTAAGAGCAACGATTGTGAAAATATGTCTTCAGAATTTGAAACCTAGGTAAGTTGGTGAGTCAGGGAATCTAGAAGCGACTGCATTCTTCGACACTGTTTCCACGCGcggtaagtttttaatattttatattaacgtCGTAGGGCGAGTGGATTGCTGGTGTAATTGACGTTtcgtctattttttttattattttataattgggTTCTgtgatgatatttaaatattccatCGTTCCAAATTTTTTAGGCTGACCTGCAAGAAGAAGTGAAGAAGCTATTGGAAATGCCAAGTTTGCAACCGCAGGAACCCATTCATTACACTACAGACTGTGTAAAAGAAAACCTTATTAAGAAACAAAGGGTGAGATAAAACCTTTGAAATTTTATGAACATCTATTGTGTACTATTGTGGCGCGTTatgtttgaacgcgctattGCTTAGAGGGTATATAAGTATGAGTGGTTGGAAAATGCACACCCAGGCCAAGACCACGGTTAGttaatttatacataaaagGGATCATGTGAAAACAATATAGCCTGGTTGCATACTAAACCGTTTTATGCTTGTGCTACATTGTGTTTCATCTCAATTATATGTAATTCATCAACATTTTTTACAGAATAAATTCAATTCGGAAATAGAAGAAGCTCCTATGCCAGAGACATCGTTGCCATCATTCTGCAGTAGTAACCAATTCAAACATGTCGACAGAGAAGTATATTGCAGTTCTACGGTATGTCAACAAAAAGGGCAGGGACCTCCTAAGCACATTTGCTGATTATGTTATTGTCATATTGATTGCCTGAAAAAGGAAATAATGAGATAGGACTGGATGGTAGTATGACGGCTGACGGAGAGGAATGGAAGCGAAGAAGGGCAGAACGGAGAGGAAGAATAACCTTACCTacagtattttgtaaattttattacctacgattaatatttaatttcacagAACATGGACATAGCGATGCAAATCAGGGATTTGCTCAACTTGGCGGTAGAAATGATGCCGCTTAAAAGCCAAAGAGGTCTCGACAGTGTTGCCACTGCTACTCGGGTTCCTAGTATGGGAGTAAGTTAACCATTCAATCTTACGCCTCCATAAAACGAATGTATCTGTATTTATCAGTGTAGTTATTTATCGGCAGAATCGATTGAGATGTGTTTTTGTTAGTTGACCACCGCTGGGAAACCAGCGGTGGTTCTTAGagatatttcatcaaaatcggctACACCGTTTTCAAGTTATGAGCGGTTCAATAACTGGACTGGGTTACTTATCTGTGTGGATGCGCCCTGCGTGCGCAATTTTTAGGAATAAGTTCACTGTGTTCGCCAGTGAAGCTAAGTCAGTAGATACATGTACCTAACATTAGATAAGCCCCCATTACGTACTGCTCGTCCTTTaactaataaatgttttctttattagaGTGATACAGACAGTTGCGAATTCCTAAAGGTGGGCTTCACTGCTTTGCGCAGAGTATCAGACAATACTGTGTTTGTCAAGTGGAATGTACCACGAGTTCTCGACAAGGTCAAAGGCTATGAGGTAAAACAAAATAGTTGTTCCccgcgtttttttttaaacctttccATAACTGGGTACAATATATACTGTCACCCGGGGATGGTGTAGCTTCTCAATCAGTCTAATGTGGTATGCACTATAATACTTCCCTTATTTATCTACTACTCTTCTAGTATAACATTctttttatcatattattaaAGTTAGTTACATTTTTCGAGTTAGTTGTTACGAGAAGACAGTAACAAATGAACAATTTCAttacaacgtttttttttttaattgcagcTATTGGTGGACGGGCGTTCCGTAAAGACAATACTCACTCCAACAAAGTCCATGGCCGTGGTCTCATGTTTGCCGCACACAGAAAAAGTGCTGCTGACGATTCGTACCATTACCTCTGACGTATCGACTGGACGCTATCCAGCCACTACCATTATTTACAATCCTCGTGTTaagtaacaataaattaatttagctaTCTTTTACAAACGTGTTTCCTTTTTTATCTTAGGTGCTAACTAAACGATCAAGTTTCTAAATAtccttacaataaaaataataaattcgtgCCTAAGTACTTATGGCATAGGTTTCATTAGTGTGAATGAGAGGGGCAGGTGGCCCTGGGATTTTTTGGTCTAAAAGTTGTAGTGGGAGCTAAGTGGGATCCTTGCAACGACCTCTATATAAATATAGAGGCAACTCTTGTAATCATAGACTTCCTTTAGGTGCCATAGCTATAGTCTATGGCataattgacattgacatactGATATTTGTTGACTGACATTGACAGTTACACAAATATAGAATTTTGTGACGCTCGCTTGGGTCGTATTTGTGAGTCttacgaataaaaaataatatgaatttgttttgaaaatggaTGATCAAAAATATTGCAGAGTATGTCTTGTGACTGATGTTAAGATGTTTAATTTGGAAACTACAACGAGTACGTCAATCGGTGTAGTTTACTCTCACTTGGCTCAAATTCCGGTAAGAGcgtaaatattttgtaggttTGTGGTGTTTGATATACaataaattttgtgaatgaCTATTGCTTCAACTTAATACAAAACCCATCAAGTTTAGTGCCACCTAAATGCTGGACGGGATGCTGaagtaaattttatataaaaatcgtATGGTGGAGAAAAAAATGGAATTCTGAGATTTAAAACCTCTTATTATCGAATCATATTGGTATTGATtgctattaactattttgcaGATATTTGACGGGAACCAACATGTGTGTTTTGAGTGTGCAAGCCTTCTACACAAGTTTCAAGAGTTCAAATCGAAATGTCTCAGAGCAAACAATATACTGTCTAGATTTGAAGTTGGTTCGACACAGGTAAGTtatgaaataacaaatattgaaataagaaGTACCTTTCTAAAAAcaccgcccctaagacgacccactgaccaaacaTAGATTTGTCTCTGGCTGTACTAGATGTGTATTAGAATaatcctgttttatttaatccaGGCAACCAAATCATCTATCAAAAATgtagatagaaaaataaataaattggaatcTACTTTAAAAAATTCCGGTGTGGAGATGTGTGTATGTACCTCCTATGAAGATCCTGCAAATTACATAgaaatcgaaataaataaagttgaagaAAATGAAGTCAAACCTTCAGATATTTGTGTTAAAATTGAAGAGgacaataaaactgaaatagacAAAATACCAGACTTTGATGGAGGTCACAACGATACAGATGAagattataatttatcttcagAAGAAACAACTACAGTGAACATTGTGTCCAGCAATCCTCCAAAACgaaaaagaaaagtaaacacacaaacaaaaactagtaaaaaaagaaaaattaaaagcgAAAACGATCTTGATGATGATAAACCTCTTTCTAAATCTGTCACTAAGAAGGTTGCATCTTTAAAGTCAGCAAAAAAGGTTGCTACCTCAAAGCCTGTTAAAAAGGTTGCAGCTGCAAAGCCGGTTAAGAAGGTTGCATCAGCATCTCCAAAACGTGTTAAAAAGGTTGCATCATCAAAGTCTACAGAAAAAGATGAAACGGAAAAGGCTAGTAAAAAAAAGGATGGAGTTGATATAGCATTCTTTGATAATTATGCCACAGTTGAGTTTCTTACACATGAAGATGCCAGGAAAGAGGTGCTACAAAGAAGAGAGTCTACTAACTATAAAGTATCACCGTTTAAATGTGATTTGTGTTATAGAGGGTTTGAAGCTAAGAGTGCATTTGAGAATCATATGAAAAGACATAAAAcagtaagtataattttaaacattgatTAGAGTATTTATTTAGTCATTAGGGGGGTAGTTACTTTACATGGTTATAAACTTAGTTTTATCTAAAATTTCAAATCCCACATATATAGCCTTAAAAAGTGCTCCTTCATGATATTatattgtgtttaattttttaatatacttCTTGTAAGTTGTAAGTTGAGCTGAGCATTCCTGCCCTTGCCCAATTATTATTTGGTTTTGTTGCAGCAAGTTTTCATATATGATCTTCTATCTTCATTGTAATGAATGTGTTTTTATTCTGATATGATATCAATTGACATAATTATCATTTTCAGGAATTTGGTGATCATGAATGTGAGGTCTGTCACCTGAGGTTTCCGACACAAGTGAAGCTATGTAAGCACCGGCTGTCGTGTCATAAGAGAAAGTTCAGCTGTAAATTATGCTCTTATGTATGTTATTGCATGTAAGTGAAATACTAATTTGAgagttcatctatttatttggaatattttaatcataaagCTGGAATTCCGAGAGGCACCACTTAGTACAGTTGCCCTTTCCTGAATTGACATTAGAATTGATTGCACCATGACTGTGTAATGtagtttctttattaaatacttaaggATAAAGACTTAATTTTACTTGTAATTTACTTACAGATATCAAGCAAAAACTCATGTTAGTCTACACAAGGGAACAAAGTATCCATGTAAACACTGTGGTGAATTATTCaggtaacttatttttttatttataaaataggtataattcccattattattattttttaggaaaagtTTAAAAAACCTTCCTCAATTAGTATAgaagttattattttcattatatatTCAAACTGACACTTGCTTCCTTAAGTCTATTAATATTTTCGATAAGAATGTACAATTAATTCGTTTCCATAATTTCAGTATGCCAAACAGTCTACTAATGCACATGCGTATGAAGCATTTGAAGGAGTCTGTGCGCGAGAGTGTCTGTGAGATGTGTGGCAGCACGTTCAGAACACCACACGGATTGTACCTGCATAATATGAAAGTGCATAGACAGGTAAGATGATAAGGGTTTTGAAATAAAGGTACTGAATTAAATAGACAACTCTGAAAAAATAGGTAGATTTATTTTTCCCTCAAATTAAAgaatgatttaataataactgaAAGGATTGTATTCTTCAGTATTTAAAATGTAGCTAGACCTCCAATTTTGACATCTGTAATCACTCAAGTGACTGATCTATAAGTTATCAGGCAACACTCGATTatcttttgcaaatattttttattggattgTTGCGTTAGAGCAcctacttcaaaatattttcacctTTGCAGGAAAAGAATGAGAAGCTTGGCCCCAAATGTGACGACTGTGGTGTGCACTTTGCGTCAGAGCTGGCTTGGAAGCGACATTTAGTGATTGCAACTAAACATAAAGTCAGGTAAACAATCTTTTAGAATACCTAATATACTTACTCCACCAAACCAtagtgaattattttttaatcaaccAATAGAATTTTGTTACTCAATCATTTTTTTCACCTTTCCTTATTATGTGTGTgatttctaattcatttatataaatgatataaaaaaatattcattgtttAAAAACTCCAAAGCGGAGGCTTTGGTTAAGTCTGGTCCTAAAAATAGTCATGGCATATTTATGTTGATCTCTTTTTACAATCCTCGACAAAAAGTGTCTCCATCTCTAAGGTACCACAAGTAGCTAAAACaagtaattatattatcaacttACCCTTACAGTAATGGCTGCAAATTCTGTGGAGAAACGTTTGCAAATGAAGACGACTTGAAGACTCATCTGAAAGTGCATTCTCGGAAGCAAATCAACAGAAATCTAACGAAGTTGCCAGGCCCTTGTGCT encodes the following:
- the LOC110382220 gene encoding uncharacterized protein LOC110382220 isoform X2, with translation MTQKVHNASSGSYSKCKALDVKCSCTKCESPYCYAKRQEPAESCSCEDCRESNTCLFYNNRVVGFKSSHSDTTTSPRVSPFVASYIAPYVAPYVAPYLAPYIAPYIRHDYMTSAIGDYAYQIKRTDAGTNTVELCRKLVGTPKYSIEELKKKYLYKKKGAVSSNTNSYPYILDPDEIVPRKSEPTRHTLEVYETVSGTQRSIIESLKNVYLKDSNRVTRHTHNACQSVSETQRSLIESLKNVYLKDSNKAGHDHRGQPTQHTLEVYETVSETQKPIIESLKNIYLKDSNKSGHDSRGQPTRHTLQVYETVSETQKPIIESLKNIYLKDSNKSGHDSRGQPTRHTLKVYETVSETQKPIIESLKNIYLKDSNKSGHDSRGQPTRHTLQVYESVSETQRSVIESLKNVYLKDCNKSGHDSRGQPTRHTLQVYESVSETQRSIIESLKNVYLKESNKAERRGQPSRHTLEVYETVSETQKSLIETLKNVYLKGSTKHEAACCNELCSPCTAAPAGYVLDLKDKPAKNAGQVSEQNAFTHVLDNKWNTIEYPNNPYAKKYFCQCKDCQTEENPKPPTFDHPGYIVEVEKPKKVKKKDNNFKDCSCDDQSTNSNRSLPPPSGNSSGVGKNKHQLYHVDVRHNNMKNSNEYLQRKSGSRGYIYDVPKYNNNQTLDKSCACEVLKGKHFSSPYKPTKNAQDLLKDIVESQEDVILTNKCQKMSSGSAKQSKLPGYVIDLNSLNQTARKTNYTSNNLAKTSNPAGYIFDVPKKKCECSDTGMHKFGTPAQPINNTQVFNINRVEAQTVASDTHKNVENKVICECDKYESHDEAPKSEPVINNVPELPKNETENIEKGCSCKESEHKSKGSGCIYHVPKDPHAPMSKQCYKCSQKKSEANGYVYEVPKNTPDNTAQDDLKKTQPLPNKCQKDSCSCKQSEYKLKGPGFIYDVPKHAPTSRQGCKCSESTKIKSEAHGYVYDVPKQVKPKTCQCKESSAYKPTTVAQDILKNIVDTQANAVESLTNKCQKSSCNCKESQYKLKGPGFIYDVPKQPYGPTSFQVCKCSKLAKTKSEPQGYEVPNYKPTKVAQEIFDNIIGTQASAIGPLTNKCQKIYCSCRESEYKLKGPGFIYDVTKCPHEAISAKMKPELNKYVFEVQKHMKQASGDKQKTCQCRESSKNKLDTTQTHNSSSHLNSPKRKSDAPGYIYEVPKYPSKSEKTPCVCHQKSHSDSRGYIYDVRHVTNISQKPRNESGSQTNATGSLPNKCQQGSGSCGCKESEYKLKGPGFIYDVPKHAPTSRQGCKCKESAKITPETHGYIFDVPKPVKLKTCQCKESSAGHNTTTQEQSNTTQIYSINRLETQFIVSDIHHNFNKKSCNCSKSSKSKSELSQQIFEVPKYTSKSKKKSCQCGPTYKRKSESHGYVYEVTKYKPTKTAQEIFKNILGTQARAIGLLPNKCRKNNCKKSEYKLKGPGFVYDVPKYPRKPTSRKSYESSDSAKLKSESHGYIYEVPRYMKEQSGDDQKRCACRGPPKIQFRSSEYSEYQKYNMTSREPCNTTQIFSINRLETQYAAYNAICNMNKKLCTCHAPEKQKPELAGYIYDVPKNINSKSEKSNCECSPTEKRESESHGYVYEVPKYEPNKNGTNAFRKDRTQVSCECKTVIGSGFVHDLPRHPDAPTTRKSCECTDSANQRNKSESHGYIYEVPKNSRNESSDNKTKLSTNKKTCECKEPTKSKPESFGYEFTYMKSKLCSEDVIKLINKQKQTIESLSNQYKNSSSNGLASKDKSLCGCNNSSRYKSNSNAQDLFKDILEIQKNAIETLTNKYHKKNCDCNVCKKNELESSGFIYELPKLAHVSTVQENNCECAESSKQISDSPRYEVDLTKESCACSADNEYEATKSSQIVESKSIPPESQNNCKQMLCTDTETAKLSDLILKDNVPCNEKRSSKDNLELNNCPCVPLNANNAPPTETNNDAAQCNTGKAMLSAEVMDVPYTEFNASVACAKSESSNKLKKLTKYDIFKRIKEAYKACSCKVCECIAGKPVKPDICKCKPCECTDCLSFLERNDFNTSSSGSSKCTCDGCNKSLCPVAMNKLEICDCSPCNCVDCARGFTKSCDCEPCQCVVCKARTIPQRQTLVVAPVGREQNVQRIACTCSPCDCIECGQVHRLTSSVMHEMSTGTNRHALCRCEICLDDACDQSGVDSCKCPKRNKVMNKPVEKDTHDFDIRVATIVQKPMAQQNNRKGKSHDTIAMFAAVPNTYPDLQSSIQECTCEEGCECISCVYKEHAINSIKSSQLFTSIETGAKSSISENRTFSSYHCQLCKTQMDDRSSLNVPVHMSATSKCMSECCDCIDCGKNESRSPQRSLTVPYNRMGHEQSMSKNNAKASHEINLQNNEISDSVLSGYSSIETSSKISCHKGYGMITQNSRNKNKSWESSCNSSGHDYPEYLIQFPKSTVEHCLKDVMESDMDKNVKLGQFNTNSNATEEQTELNSFDTSLAKENYFLECGITDSHNSEYICRTKNNCDVSCLPDSPQYSLHTNAKGSNTLDSNQHLVLQVNNRQCSHKPETNECHESNVKQTKDINELQASCYVLDRRSSCNNNDESIYVGNRTIFNPMPNDNEFHASDKVFDHNIADDNTTNVLLPIHNEQYCTRKYLEQLPQSCLVSAANGLSFEDYERIRKTLKEAKEFTRELIKLLKMYEKANNDFDSVSEKLKISHASLLSGDINAIRGARKDVVEDRIVSEEEYNKMNHELQGGHLQAPPVREILSSSSIIHMKRHISDSVYGDHDNDNMSQKSIIKDISNFQKMNESIALDPSHDFNSVLETNELVQIDTHLNKNEVCCESAVNVKMIEEHLEVIQNVQNTTCKPLEKDSFHASEENTAVCTVNNRGIRKKYRTHIRNYKKYTKLLRYILTISRKISDISSNASELTPVTKYHVTVGTSSTVVAESIQKMNNELSTLLPIKDSQELHILRRQGNGLNQILKKLETVFRNFEKDAVSLKTSVLGKSLEEYKMEIGSIRHELEETDTCPILKTKSSWNIEPRKNSKDLCIIPSMELDLKKMVHSIPQQKVVSKKRLNVPHHKNKALADLQEEVKKLLEMPSLQPQEPIHYTTDCVKENLIKKQRNKFNSEIEEAPMPETSLPSFCSSNQFKHVDREVYCSSTNMDIAMQIRDLLNLAVEMMPLKSQRGLDSVATATRVPSMGLLVDGRSVKTILTPTKSMAVVSCLPHTEKVLLTIRTITSDVSTGRYPATTIIYNPRVK